TACCTCCTCTTCTCTCCCCTCGGCCTGGGAGTGGAGGCGGCCCTCGCCTTCAAGGCGACGAACACCCTGGACAGCATGCTCGGGTACAGGACCGAGGAGCTGAAGGACCTGGGCTGGGCCTCGGCGAGGCTCGACGACATCGCCAACTGGGGGCCGGCGAGGCTGAGCCTCCCGATCATCGCCCTGGCCAGCCCCTCCCGGGCGGGGGAGGCGGTGAGGGTCGCCCTCCGGGACCACGGGGCGACCCCGAGCCCCAACTCCGGTTGGCCGATGGCGGCGGCGGCGGGGGCCCTGGGGACGAGGCTCGAGAAGCCGGGGGTCTACGTCGTCGGCGATGGGGGTCGGGACCCCTCCACGGAAGATGTAAAGCCCGCCCTGAGGCTTTTGGGGACGGCTATCGGGCTGACGGTGGCCGGGGCGGCGGTCATGCTGATGCTCCTCCTATGAGGATCCCGGGCCGGCCTCCAGTCCGGCCGCCTCAGCGCCTCACTCGTTGCAGGAGTCCTGGCCGCACTCCTCGCAGCTCATCAGGCCGCAGGCCTCGTTCTGGCCCTTGATGACGACGAAGCCTCGACCCCGGGAGTCGTCGACGTAGTCGATGACGGCGACCCGGAGCTCCTCGAACTCGCTGGGGTTGATGTAGACCTGGACGTCGTTAGTCTCGAAGACCAGGTCCTTATCGTCGAAGGGGCCGAGCCCCAGGGCAAACCGAGGGACCTCGCCGGGGCTGCTAGTCTTGAAGAGCTTGACGACCTTCCCCTCCACCTGGCTTTCCAGAAGCTTCTCCGCGGCAGCGTCGGTAATCTCGATCATTATTTAGCACCGAGGAGATCTAGGCGGTGGAGATATTAAAGATATGCCATTGAAGATCGGCTCGCCCTTCCGATCTGATGACCCCGTCGGCGGCTGAGGCCATGCCGGTCCGACAAAATCTTTATCAGGGCCGCCGACCACCAAAAGGTCGATGGCGAAGATGGGCGACCTTTTGGAGATGCTCCGACGCTTCAACAGCCTGGGCTCGACGAGGGAGGCGGCGACGGAGGTCTTCGGCTGGGGGGTGGAGGAGGTTCTGATCCGGGAGGAGCGGCCGGGCGTTGACCAGGTGATCATCAGGTTCTACAACGGCCTGATCATCGACGCAAGACACATCCTCAGCCAGGAGGGGGTCGTGGACTTCGGAGAGGAGTGGGAGTTCCGGCTGAAGATGAGGACGGACCTCACCTCGACCCTGCGGTACAACGCCTTCTACTCCCGGTACATCCACGGGAAGGGGTACCTCAGAATCGACATCGGATACCTCGAGAACAAGCTCCTCCGGAAGATGCTGGAGGACTTCTACATCCCCCGGATGCGGTCGATCTACAAGCCGATCATCCTCGAGTACAAGGGGCTCTTCGACTACGACTTCTTCGGGATAGAGGTGAGCTGCGACCACGCCGAGGCGTACTACTCCACCGTCCGGCAGGGGCGGGAGGAGGCGGAGTCCGGGATCGACGACGTCATCGGCCGGCTCAACTACCTCTGCGATATGATGAAGTCCGAGAAGATCCGGAAGGACCTGAAGGCTCTTGATGAGGATCTGTGCAAGGTTCTCTCGATCCTGTGTCCGACGGGATGAGCCCGACATTCTGGCTTAAGTTAATGCATCTAATTTGTGCAAACCAATCGATAGCAGGCAAATATTCTTATATGAACGTATGATTATACTAGATCATGAAAATACCACCGATCCTCATAGGAATTATCATCGTATCGTTTGCGTTGGGCACCATTACTTCAGCAAAATCCAGCGACATATTTATTGACTATCTTACTGATATGATCTATGAAGATTGTCAAGGTAACGATATTCAAATCAACCAACCGTACATCATCAACATAAAAACAAACGAGTCAGTTGACATAATAACGTGGCCTTACGGCTATCAAGATCTACGAAGAATTATTGAATTATTTGGTGAGATAGAACCGTTTGCATTTTTTCAAGGATATTGCGAAAATAAAGGTGTAAGTATTAGCGGAGCCGATGGTTGTGGAATACTCACCTGCCAGAACAATAGACTAGACATAAATCAATACACCTACTTTTGGAATGGCATCCGAGTTGCTGTTCCTAAAGAGGAGTTCAAGACTACTTTTGGCCCAAATAGCCCAATAGTTGAAACACACGGAGACAAAAGTCCTGTGACAACCGGGGATAATAGCCCAATTACTCAGAAAGAAAATAATATTTTGAATGAACTGTTTTGGTCAAAAGGAACAATCGGAGGATTAATTGTAGCAGGAGCATTAAATATAATTTATATCTTCGTTAAGAAACATCGATTTAAAAGTCCTTGAATTGCAGGCTACCTTTTAAAGACCTGCATCCTGCGCGACCTAGCCACAGCCCACTCTGCAACGATGCAGCTCCCCATCGCTGCCACTCGCCTGTTTTCGCCGCCCGTCCACCCCATCCAGCGGAAGTCCCGCGCCACCCCCCTCGCAGCGGCCGCCTCGCATCCCCGCGCCGCCGGGGGCGATCGGCGCCAGCACCTCTATCCAGCCCAGACCACCTCCCGTTCCACAAAGGGAGCGATGTAAGGGCTCAAACCCCTGGTGGTGACGAGGTCCACATCCCTTCCGAAGAGGTCTTCGAGGAAGAAGGCGAGGTCCATGAAGTTGTCGAAGGAGGGCTCCACGAACTCCACGAGGACGTCGACGTCGCTCGTCTCCTTTCCCTCGCCCCGAGCATGAGAGCCGAAGATCCCGATCCGTTTTACGCCGAACCGCCTCTTAATCTCATTCTCGTGCTCTTTCAGGAGCTTCAACGCCTCCATCCGACTGTCGCCTCCAAAAAGCTCTTTTCGGCTTATTTTTAGGGTTTGGGGTTATCTAACTTTTGACGCTCCTCGGCGCGTTCAGCCATCCCGCCTGTTCTTCGCCGCCCGCCATCTCCGCCCCGGCGGGGGTTCCGCCCCCCCCTCGGCGCGGCCGCCCCGCACCCCAGCGCCGCCGGAGGCGATCGCGTTTGGACCAAAAGCTCAGCATCTCTCAAGAGCATGAATCTGCCCCTCTTCAATAAGATCACGCGGCATCAGAATTACCCTTCTCTGAGCTGTGCCACCTCCACCCGGCGGCCGTCATTCGAAAAGGGCTTTCAGCTCATCGATTTGAAGCTCTCTTATCAAGATTGAATTGGCGCCGTACTCTCTGGCATGATGGCTCATACCATTGTCATTCTGTGAACAAGAGGGCATCCTTCATCCTGGCCAGAGCAAGGAAGTACGTATCGAACCCGGTGCTTCCCCGATCCAAAGCCACCCTCCAGGCAGATTCGAAGATGTCTGGTTCACCGACCAAATCGTAGGCCCTCATTAGGCCCCTCGAAAGCTTAGCGGCCAGGTCTCTATTGGCCAACCGCTTCAAAACGGCAGCCGTTTCGATCACACATACTTTGGGGATGAAAACCTCAACGGAGCTTTCATCCAGAATATTGAGAAGGAGGCGACACTTTTGGTGTGTCCCGAGCTCGCGAGAATAGATCTCTTCTGGAAGAGATTTGTAAGGGGTCAACGCCCCTTTCACTATTACGGTGGTATCGAGGACAGCCTTATTCATAGTAATTCCGAGCCCTCATCTCCTTGAGGACGAGGTCGACGTCTTCTTTTGCTTCCTCCTCCCCCACCTCATCCAAAAGCTTGCTGAAGCTCTCCCTT
The sequence above is drawn from the Methanothrix harundinacea 6Ac genome and encodes:
- a CDS encoding antitoxin family protein encodes the protein MQVRAIYEDEVLKPLKKLDLPDKAEVKIIIRESFSKLLDEVGEEEAKEDVDLVLKEMRARNYYE
- a CDS encoding HesB/YadR/YfhF-family protein; its protein translation is MIEITDAAAEKLLESQVEGKVVKLFKTSSPGEVPRFALGLGPFDDKDLVFETNDVQVYINPSEFEELRVAVIDYVDDSRGRGFVVIKGQNEACGLMSCEECGQDSCNE
- a CDS encoding nucleotidyltransferase family protein, translating into MEALKLLKEHENEIKRRFGVKRIGIFGSHARGEGKETSDVDVLVEFVEPSFDNFMDLAFFLEDLFGRDVDLVTTRGLSPYIAPFVEREVVWAG
- a CDS encoding PIN domain-containing protein; this translates as MNKAVLDTTVIVKGALTPYKSLPEEIYSRELGTHQKCRLLLNILDESSVEVFIPKVCVIETAAVLKRLANRDLAAKLSRGLMRAYDLVGEPDIFESAWRVALDRGSTGFDTYFLALARMKDALLFTE